A region of Aquarana catesbeiana isolate 2022-GZ linkage group LG08, ASM4218655v1, whole genome shotgun sequence DNA encodes the following proteins:
- the LOC141105154 gene encoding gastrula zinc finger protein XlCGF66.1-like, producing the protein MDEDPSHMTDRIIDLTLEIIHLLTGEDYEVVKKISGERLTCNSSSHVLSSITVSPPPSFIPERNKKNKILEVTKRITELLTGEVPIRCQDVTVYFSMEEWEYLEGHKDLYKDIMMENQPPLTSPGKRRLYCKGESSTEGPPRSPII; encoded by the exons ATGGATGAGGACCCGAGTCACATGACCGACAGGATAATAGACCTCACACTGGAGATTATCCACCTGctaaccggagag GATTATGAAGTAGTAAAGAAGATATCTGGAGAGCGGCTGACATGCAACAGTAGCTCCCATGTGCTATCCTCCATTACAGTATCTCCACCTCCCTCATTCATACCTGAGAGAAACAAGAAGAATAAGATTCTGGAAGTCACCAAGAGGATCACTGAGctactgacaggagag gttcctataaggtgtcaggatgtcactgtctatttctccatggaggagtgggagtatttagaaggacacaaggatctctacaaggacatcatgatggagaatcagccgcccctcacatcaccgggtaagaggagactttattgtaaaggagagagcagtacggagggtccacctagatcccccatcatctga